DNA from Brachyspira aalborgi:
GAATAAATCATAACGCTACGGGAAATCTCGCTCATTTTGAATGCGTATTAAACGAAATAAAACAGAATAATATAAACGATATTGAAGAAAACGATAAATTAGTTTATTTAGGTTCGGGAACTTTCGGAATAATACAAGAAAGAAATAGCGGCAAAAACTCCAAACTCTTTGTGCGAAAGAGAATAAATTACGAAAATAGAAAAGTTAAAAAAATCGATAATGACGTGGACCCGGAAGAAGAGGAGTTATTTAATGTATGATAGATTCGGATAATATTCCAATTGGATTTTATTCCGCCGCTTTAAAGTCGGGATTAAAAAATAACGATTACGATTTAGCCATAATAAAAAGCGAGCCTTCAAGCGTTGTATCGGCTTTATATACTCAAAATAAATTTCAAGCCGCTCCCGTTTTATTTTCAAAAAAGAACGATAAAAATAAAATAGATTTGCTTATAGTAAACAGCAAAATAGCAAATTCTTTAACGGGAAAGAAAGGATATGATAATGTTTTGAATATTACGGATTTTGCAAGTAAATTTTTTAAATGCAAGAGAGATAATATTTTAATCGCTTCTACGGGAATAATCGGAGTTCATTTAGATACGGAAAAAATTAAAAACGCTATTAAAAAATCTTCGTTAAATGAAGGTTTTGAAAATATAGCGAGAGCGATACGAATGCGAGATAAATTCGATAAAGTATATACGGCGAAATTAAATATAGAAAATAAAACCGCTCATTTTTACGCTATAGCCAAAGGAACTTCGATAGTTCATCCAAATATGGCTACGATTTTATTATTTATTTTTACGGATTTAAATGTAGATAAAGAAGCTTTAAATAAAGCTTTCAGAGAATCGATAGATAAAACTTTAAATAGAATATCGATAGACGGAGAAACTTCAACAAACGATACGGCGATTATAATGGCTAACGGCGCTATTAATAATAAAATAATAACGATAAAAAATAAAAAATCATTTAAGTTATTAAAAGATAAATTAGACGATATTTGCGCCAATCTTTCAAAAATGATAGTTTTGGACGGAGAAGGAATGACTAAAGCTATTATAGTTTCGGTTGAAAGAGCAAAAACTCAAAAAGACGCATTCGATATAGCCAAGTCAATAGCGACTTCAAATTTGATAAAAATATTAT
Protein-coding regions in this window:
- the argJ gene encoding bifunctional ornithine acetyltransferase/N-acetylglutamate synthase, whose translation is MIDSDNIPIGFYSAALKSGLKNNDYDLAIIKSEPSSVVSALYTQNKFQAAPVLFSKKNDKNKIDLLIVNSKIANSLTGKKGYDNVLNITDFASKFFKCKRDNILIASTGIIGVHLDTEKIKNAIKKSSLNEGFENIARAIRMRDKFDKVYTAKLNIENKTAHFYAIAKGTSIVHPNMATILLFIFTDLNVDKEALNKAFRESIDKTLNRISIDGETSTNDTAIIMANGAINNKIITIKNKKSFKLLKDKLDDICANLSKMIVLDGEGMTKAIIVSVERAKTQKDAFDIAKSIATSNLIKILFISLNPNYEKILSAIGNTNINIKNLSLSINGINIYKNGELNKNKSDINKLKDGFNRERKEHFIVLDCGYNTKYEDYYYFTDMTQEYISIHCSYNI